DNA sequence from the Methanolobus sp. ZRKC5 genome:
TGATTATTGCTATGCAAAGCAATTGTTCAGATATGGAGAAACAGCATACAATACAGTGCATGCAAATGTGAGCAACCTGCGCCCGGGCTCCAGAAGACATGTTGGCGTACTCTGGGAAAATGAAGTCCACATACCAAAGTACGAAGACCAGCCCTGCTGGATAGCCTACAAAGTGGAACTTTTGAATGATACTCAAGTAAGGATATACCTGCTATACCGCTCATGGGATGCGTTTGGAGGATTCCCAGCCAACATCCCGGCCATTGTAGAAGGATTTAAAAAGGCATTCCGAGAACAAAACCTTGCCTTTGAGATCGAGTCACTTATAGCCACAGGATGGGACACACACATTTATGAGACAGACCTTCAGGCAGTAGAGAAGATATTTAAGAATAATGAATTGTGCCCTATGTGTAAGTGTATAACGCCAAAGCATTCATTCATCTCGACAACAAAAGGTAAAGCCTGCCCTGAATGTAAGAAATCAATGTGAACTTCTTTTCACATCTTTTTTTTAATATAGCCTAACTACACCATTAGATTATCTTTTACTTTTTTAGGCATTAATTTTGAATCACAAAAGACGAAAATACATATTATTTTTAATATAATTCCATTAATTATATATGTGTGATATATGCATACATGAGTATGATTAGATATTGACAAACATCAAAGAGAGATTGCCATGAAACGACTTACCATTAGCATGTCTGATGAACTTTTTGATAAACTGGACGTAATTGACAATAAAAGTCTGTTCATCAGAAAACTTATCGAGAGGGAACTGGACATTTTAGATAATTCCCCGTCAGACGACATAGTATCGTGGACCGATAGGTTTGCAATTCTCAGAGATGACGTAAATACAATATTAAACAGGCTGTCATTGGTCGAAAATAGTTTCACCGGGATAAATGAAATTAGTGGGAATATACAAAGTACCCCGGAAAGTAGGAGTACACAAGAACCTGCTGATGAAACCTTTACCAAAATGAATCCAACTATTCCAGAAATAAACAGTGAAGAAGAGATTACTGAAATCGACATCATTGACGATTTTGAAGAAACAGAGATCCAGCTTCAGCCACAAATATCAGAAAATGAAATACCCCCACAGGCACCTGTTACAGTTGCACCGGAAATAATTATCAGTGAACCGAATGAGCAAGAACCTGCATGTGTTATACAACAGAATTTCGAAGAACAGGACCATGAAACTAATTTATCTGAGATGATGGTAGAAAATAGTAGCCATCAGGAAATAGAAACTTCACCACTGAAAACAGAAACAACCGCACCAGAACCACTTGCACAAGTAATGGAGCACACAAGTCAAGACACTGGATTCACGGTGCCGGAACTAAAACCACCGGAGCAGACAAATCAAGAATCTGAATTCACCACACCGGAACTAAAAACACCGGAGCATACAAGTCAAGAATCAGAATTCACTATGCCGGAACTAAAAACACCGGAGCATACAAGTCAAGAATCAGAATTCACTATACCGGAACTAAAACCACCAGAGCTAGCAAGTCAAGATACTGAATTCACCATGCAGGAACTAAAAACACCGGAGCACACAAGTCAAGAATCAGAATTCACTATACCAGAACTAAAAACACCGGAGCTAGCAAGTCAAGATACTGGATTCACTATGCCGGAACTAAAAACACCGGAGCTAGCAAGTCAAGATACTGGATTCACTATGCCGGAACTAAAAACACCGGAGCTAGCAAGTCAAGATACTGGACTCATTATGCCGGAACTAAAACCACCGGAGCAAGCAAGCCAAGATACTGGATTCATTATGCCGGAACTAAAACCACCGGAGCAAGCAAGCCAAGATACTGGATTCACCATGCAGGAACTAAAAACACCGGAGCTAGCAAGTCAAGATACTGGATTCACCATGCAGGAACTAAAAACACCGGAGCTAGCAAGCCAAGATACTGGATTCACTATGCCGGAACTAAAAACATCGGAACAGGCTTCACCAGAGAATGCAGCATTTACAATGCCTGATTTCAATTCACCAGCAGAAAGTCCTCAAGTAGAAACTACACCAGTAATACCAGATTTTAAACTACCGGAAGGAATGCCACCGTTCAACCCCGATGGAGAAAATACACCGAAACCAGCATTCAAAGTACCGGACCCACAGCAATCTGCCAATTCAGACGGAATGCCACCGTTCATGAATGGCGAAGCAGGCACTATGCAGGAAATGCAAAATATACCCGGACAAACACCTGCATCCCCACCTGCAACAGAACAGGCATCTGATGCAAAACCGGATAAACTCGAAGGAAACATACTGATGTATATGCCACGTGGGGCAAAAGTTAAAAAAGAAATTATCAAAAGTCTTGTTTCACGTCAGTTCAGTCAGGAAGATATAGACAGGAAGATACAAGAACTTGTGACAAGGGAAGTACTTGTGCTCAAACAGGAAAATGGAATTGAGCAACTTCATAGATTAAAATAATTCAACTCAGACCTGATCTTTCTGCTGATGTCCCGGATAAAGTAACACCTGAAGAACACTGGACACAAACATTTCTCGAATGATCGTAGCAGCCATTACAAACTAGCCTTCCGCAAAGAGAACATGTGTTCAGGTTAGATACAGAACCACATATCGAACAAATACCCATCCTTTCCATTAAATAGTACTCAGGCAATTCAATCTGAAAAAACCATCGGTCAACTTTAAAAATAAGTAAAAACAGGCCTATGAAGACCTGATTTATTCCAATATCAACTTATTATAGCGCCCTTGCTTGCAGAACTGACGAATCTTCTGTATCTTGCAAGATAACCCGTAACCTTCTTTTCCACAGGAACAAAGGTTTCCCTGCGCTTTTCAAGCACCTCTTCTGAAACCTTCAGGTTCAGTATCCTGCCAGGAATATCGATCTCGATGATATCACCTTCTTTTACAAGACCTATCGGACCGCCTTCCTGAGCCTCAGGTGAAATATGCCCTATGCACGGACCCCTGGTACCACCGGAGAAACGACCATCTGTGATCAGTGCAACCTTGTCGATAAGCCCCATACCTGCAATAGCTGATGTAGGAGACAACATTTCACGCATACCAGGGCCCCCTTTTGGACCTTCATATCGTATGACCACAACATCGCCTGCAACGATATTCTTTGCAAGGATTGCCTCCATAGCTGCCTCTTCACTGTCAAAAACTCTTGCAGGACCACTATGTTTAAGCATCTTAGGGTCAACTGCCGCCTGTTTAACAACTGAGCCATCAGGAGCAAGACTTCCCTTCAATATAGCAATGCCACCCTCTTCATGTATAGGCGCATCCAGAGTACCAATTATCCTTGCATTGAGTTTTGGATTGACCATTATAAAATCATCAAGGTTTTGGCCTATAGTCTTGCCATTTACAGTAGCTTCATCAAGGTTTAGCTTTGAACTCAATCTAGCCATTATAGCCGGGACTCCGCCGGCCCTCTCGAAATCAAGCATGTAATGTGCACCGCCCGGTTTAAGGGATATGATATGAGGAGTAGTCCTGCTCAGCCTGTCAAACACATCAAGCGACAGCTCAAGACCAAATGCATGAGCTATTGCAGGAAGATGAAGGGTTGTATTGGTGCTACCACCAATTGCCATGTCAACCATAATAGCATTCTCAAATGATTCCATGGTGACTATACTACGAGAATTGATGCCTTCATGTACCATGGAGACGATGCGTTCACCAGAGTATTTTGCAAGATGGATCTTTTTGGCATCTGCTGCATGAGCCGTACCACAACCAGGAAGACTAAGCCCCAGTGCCTCAGTCATACAAGCCATTGTGTTCGCAGTATACATACCTGCACATGAACCTGCACCACTACATGAACAATCTTCCAGTAGTTTCAGCTTTTCATCAGATACTTTTTCTGCCCGGCATTCACCCACACCTTCAAAGACAGAGATCAGATCCCGATACTCATCATCAACAAATCCAGGCATCATCGGACCGCCTGTCACGACAATAGCAGGAATATCAAGGTTTCCTGCTGCCATGAGATGACCAGGGGTAATCTTGTCGCATGCGGTTATCATCACCATTCCATCAAGCTGATGCCCCTGAAGGACAAGCTCAATAGAATCCTCAATGGCCTCACGACTTGGAAGAGAATATTTCATCCCCTCATGACCCATGGCTATCCCGTCACAAATTCCAATTGTATGGAATTCAAATGGAACACCACCAGCACTTCTTATGCCAGCCTTTACTGCCTCTGCAACCTTATCAAGATTTATGTGGCCTGGTATCAGTTCATTTCTGGAGTTTACAACTGCTATGAATGGTTTCTGCATTTCAGAATCAGTCACACCGGTTGCCTTCAAAAGGGAACGATGCGGTGCGCGTTCGAGTCCTTTTTTGGTCTTGTCACTTCTCATTGGAAAACCTCATTTACTGCATAATGTTTAAACTAATAATAGTAATGGAAAAAGGAATATATAATAAGTATGCGCTGCACGACAAATACCCGACATATGAAGATTATGATAATTGACTAAAATTAACACACATGAACTACACACAAATGCATACAAGAAAGTATGACAAATACCTAAAGTTAAGCAATTATCCACCACTAGTATTACGCAAATAATACACCGTATGCTGTATGATTTTGTGTGAAATATTGTAAGAATGAAAGATACGAGTCAATCAAATACCATTATGTATTACTGGCGGCCCTATCCAGAAGATGCCACCCATTGATTTAAATATGGATGATGTATTCCAAGTAGCGAGCTCTATGGAGCAGATAACTGTGCATTCACTGAATTATAGGCCAGTAACCATTGTCAAACTCATATTTGCAGAAAACGGCATCTCTTGAGACAGTAATAAAACACACATATTTTAAAAGATACACATCGATATAGACTATAATAAGCATACATTGAATAATACACATTTTAACAACTATGAAAGCAATAATAATAGACGGATATGTGGATGAACCGGCATGTTTTGGAGTTCCACCTTACATATCCCCATACATAAGATATATTGCAGGAGCACTGCGGGAAAGAGGATTGCAGGAAACAGACATATCTTTATTCACCATCGACGAGCTACGCAAAAGCCCGAACGGTGCGTCCGAGCCCATAAAGAAAGCCGACATCATAATAGTTGTTTCTGGCATGACAGTACCTGGAAAATACCTGCGTTCAACACCAATAAATCAGGGAGAGATAGAGAGCATCTTCAGTGCATCCAATGGATTGAAGATATTAGGAGGACCCATAAGACTCGGATATTCCCTGGAAGGTGGAAAAAAGGCAGAAAGTAAACTGATTAATGCCACAGACGTAATAATATGCCGCAAAGACATCGAAGCATTTGTTTATGACGTTCTCGAAAGAAAGACAACAAATCCGGAGGAATGTCAGCATCGTTTCAGATCAGTTGAGGAAATTGGCAGATGGGCTTCAAAAGGAACGTTCATAATTAAACAGCATCCTGATTATCCCAATGTTATGTGTGAGCTTGAAACCTACCGAGGATGCGGGCGCAACCAACACTGCTCATTTTGTACAGAACCCTCCTATGGAAGCTCCGACTATCGTCCCATTATTGATGTTATTTCTGAAGTAGAAGGATTATACGAGAAAGGAGCCAGATATTTCAGAATCGGAAGACAACCTGACATCCTGAGTTACCATGCTAAAGACAAAGGTGGACAAATACCCGAGCCAGACCCTGAAGCCATCCTTTCCCTCTATAAAGGCATCAGGAATGTGGCGCCGCAACTAAAAGTATTGCATATGGATAATGCCAATCCTGGAACCATAGCAACATATCCGGAATTGTGCAAGGAAATATTCAAAACCATTGTAAAATACCATACTGCAGGAGACGTAGCAGCCCTTGGAATGGAAAGTGCTGACCCTATCGTTGTAAAGGCCAATAAACTCAAAGCAATGCCCGATGAAATATTTGAAGCGATCAAACTCATAAATGAAGTAGGGAGAATGCGAGGAAACAATGGGATGCCAGAGATACTCCCCGGAATAAATCTCGTACATGGCCTCATAGGAGAGTCAAAAAAGACATTTGACCTTAACTACGAATTCCTGAAACATGTTATTGACTCTGACCTACTGCTTCGCAGGATAAACATAAGACAGGTCATGGCCTTCCCCAACACTCTGATGTATGGTAATGATGAACTTGTAAGAAAGCATAAACAGATATTTCTTAAATATAAAGAGAAGATCAGAAAAAATATTGATCTGCCAATGCTCCAGAAAGTTGTCCCCACCGGAACAATACTCAGAGATATCATGTGCGAGATCAATGATGGAAAAATGTGTTTTGGAAGACAAATGGGTTCTTACCCATTATTAGTAGGAATACCAACAAATATGCCACTTGGCAGGTTTATAGATGCTACCGTGACTCGCCACGGACACAGATCGATTACAGGCGTGCCATATCCCCTTGATATAAATACGGCCACCATACCGCTCATACAGGAAGTTCCAGGTATTGGAAAGAAACAGGCCACCGATATAAAAAGGAAAGCCCCATTCACAAGTAAAGATGATTTTATAAAAAGAATAGGCAGTGAAGAAATACTACCTTACATTAACATTTAAATAACTTTTTTAATTCAGATACTTTTTGATGAAATCAGTGTCTTTCAATATTTTAAAGCTGACAAATCCACCTACTAAGATATTCATATAGAATGTGAATGCCCTCCACGCAATAACTGCAATCCCAAGCACAGAAGAAGACACAAATAAGGAAAATAGCGTCGTTCCAGCAAATTCCGCAATTCCGCTACCCCCAGGAGTAGCAGGTATGAGAATTATGATCATTGTGATAACTTGTGAAGCAAACACAAGAATAGGATCAGGATGCTGGTTCAAGCCTATCAATATTACATAGAGCATTGAAAAGTCGACAAACCAGAAAGCAAGAGTGTAAAATATCCCAAAAGCAAGACCTTTCCTACCTTCATTTAGCAATACAGAAATGCTGCCATGGAAATTATCAAGCTCCGAATCAACTCTTTTAATAAATACATCAAAAGCAGCATCTGTCTTTTTGCCTAAAATTGGTGCCAACCAATGTACAAAGAAGTATACAACTTTCTTTGTAGGCCCTGGTCTCCAGATAGCATACAATATAAGAAAAAGTATGAACATCAATCCTGCTTCTGCAAATATGAACATAAAATCAAATACAGAGTCCTTCAAAACACCACGTATGACATAGATAGAAAAAGGAGCCAGCGTAAGAATCAGAATACCATCAAGTACCCGCTCTCCAAGAACCACTGCGGTGGCTTTTCCCAAAGGCATTTTCTGACCATGAAGCAAGTGGATCCTGAGAGGTTCACCCCCAAGAGATGAAGGCGTAATTGATGCTGCGAGAGTTGCGGAAGTTACGATCTCAAATGATTTAATATGGCTTACATTGTAACCCAAAGCCTTACAAAGAGAACGTGTCCGCATGCCCCAGATCACATAGGTCATAGCATGAATAACTGCTGCAGCAAGTATATATTCAGGCTTTATTCCCATTAAAGCATGAATAGTCCCAGAGTCAAATGTAAAAAGTACTACAATTATGCCTGAAAAAACGCTGATAAGTAATGATACTATGATCCATTTTTTAATCTTGTTCATATCCCAATCACATAAATCAAGGAAAGCATTACATATAAGACTCGTTAAGAATATCTTCTTTGACCCTGGTCTTAGCCGGAATATTAATTTCAGGCCATATTCGCACGTCCGAATGAACTGTAACATCATCCTCAATTAAAACAGCAGGACCAATAACAGTACCATTTTCAAGGCTGCAATTATTTCCTACTTTTGTACCATTATCGATTACAGAACCAGATACATTAGAGTTTTCACCGATAAGCACACCATTGAATATATAGGAAGAAAGAATTCTTGAATCGTTATTTATCACGCAATTTGACCCAATTGTCGTGTACGGACCAATAAGGACATTGTCCCCGATTGTCGTATTCTCACCAATGACAATAGGACCCACAATAGCAGAATTAGAACCAACTGAAACATTGTGACCAAGAGAAACCGGACCTTTTATGCGAGCATCCTTTGTTTTAAAATGGCCTTCGATCGTAGTACCAGGTAAAGCTTCAAGCATCCAGCGCTGAGCCTGCCTGTAAGCCTGAGGACTTCCCACATCCGTCCACCTGCCCCTTGCAAGAATGCCATGTATCTTTCTCTTTTTAGCCAGTATAGCCGGGAAAAGGTCCTTTGCAAAATCATATTTCGTATTTGCCGGAATCCAGTCAAATATCTCAGGATCACATACATAAATACCAGTGCTTGCAAGATTACTGAAAATCTCACCCGGACCGGGCTTTTCAAGAAAACGACATATCCTGTTGTTGACATCCATATCAGCTATACCAAATTCACGAGGGTCATCAATGGATAAGAGCCCGATTGTGACAAGTGCATCTGTCATTTCATGGAATCTGTGCATTTCTCTGAGATTCAGGTCCAATACATGATCTCCGCCAAGTACTATGAATGGTTCGTCACGCAGGTATTTCTCAGCATTTTTAACACCGCCTGCAGTACCCAGCTTATCCTTTTCATAAACATAATCAATGTGAACTCCGAATATGCGCCCATCCCCAAGTTCCTCCTCGATCTTTTCAGCCATATACCCCAGAGTGATAACGATATCATTGAAACCTTCTTTTGACAGGTGTTCGATCAAATGAACAACTGAAGGTTTATTCAAGATAGGAATGCTCGGTTTTGGCCGAGCAAATGTCAACGGACGTAATCTGGTACCTTCCCCACCGCACATTATACAGGCTTTCATGTTCTAGTATGAGGTGATTTTTTGCATATATCATTAGCGACTAATTAACGTATAGCCCAAACAATTTACTTTAAAAGAATAATATCCTCACTATTTTGAACCACTACTTCCAATTCACCTTCATACTCCCCCACAATACCAACTATCACCACATATTCGTTTTCACCTATTTGTGAGTCCACATCATTTGCACCATTAGCTGAAGGTACAAAAACTTTGACTACTCCTGACCCATAATCAACATCCATTAAAAGATGACCACCTGAATAAGTAAAACGTTTTGAAAGCACATCTCCCTCAAATCGAACATCTTCACCGGGCAGTGAAGAAGAACTGAAGCTTCCCACACTACCGTCACCATCA
Encoded proteins:
- a CDS encoding radical SAM protein, giving the protein MKAIIIDGYVDEPACFGVPPYISPYIRYIAGALRERGLQETDISLFTIDELRKSPNGASEPIKKADIIIVVSGMTVPGKYLRSTPINQGEIESIFSASNGLKILGGPIRLGYSLEGGKKAESKLINATDVIICRKDIEAFVYDVLERKTTNPEECQHRFRSVEEIGRWASKGTFIIKQHPDYPNVMCELETYRGCGRNQHCSFCTEPSYGSSDYRPIIDVISEVEGLYEKGARYFRIGRQPDILSYHAKDKGGQIPEPDPEAILSLYKGIRNVAPQLKVLHMDNANPGTIATYPELCKEIFKTIVKYHTAGDVAALGMESADPIVVKANKLKAMPDEIFEAIKLINEVGRMRGNNGMPEILPGINLVHGLIGESKKTFDLNYEFLKHVIDSDLLLRRINIRQVMAFPNTLMYGNDELVRKHKQIFLKYKEKIRKNIDLPMLQKVVPTGTILRDIMCEINDGKMCFGRQMGSYPLLVGIPTNMPLGRFIDATVTRHGHRSITGVPYPLDINTATIPLIQEVPGIGKKQATDIKRKAPFTSKDDFIKRIGSEEILPYINI
- a CDS encoding thymidylate synthase codes for the protein MSDMEAVLIKAKTISSAWSQLIHEIYEKGEEHKPDYKTMTKRVHATICIEDVENLQVNPAVPFGENLIRKYKEELTEEYADWYVSLSDDDKRKFDYCYAKQLFRYGETAYNTVHANVSNLRPGSRRHVGVLWENEVHIPKYEDQPCWIAYKVELLNDTQVRIYLLYRSWDAFGGFPANIPAIVEGFKKAFREQNLAFEIESLIATGWDTHIYETDLQAVEKIFKNNELCPMCKCITPKHSFISTTKGKACPECKKSM
- a CDS encoding flippase-like domain-containing protein, producing the protein MNKIKKWIIVSLLISVFSGIIVVLFTFDSGTIHALMGIKPEYILAAAVIHAMTYVIWGMRTRSLCKALGYNVSHIKSFEIVTSATLAASITPSSLGGEPLRIHLLHGQKMPLGKATAVVLGERVLDGILILTLAPFSIYVIRGVLKDSVFDFMFIFAEAGLMFILFLILYAIWRPGPTKKVVYFFVHWLAPILGKKTDAAFDVFIKRVDSELDNFHGSISVLLNEGRKGLAFGIFYTLAFWFVDFSMLYVILIGLNQHPDPILVFASQVITMIIILIPATPGGSGIAEFAGTTLFSLFVSSSVLGIAVIAWRAFTFYMNILVGGFVSFKILKDTDFIKKYLN
- a CDS encoding OB-fold nucleic acid binding domain-containing protein, producing MEKEERIVVVLLCMAVLSLTIAYATFFSGDGDGSVGSFSSSSLPGEDVRFEGDVLSKRFTYSGGHLLMDVDYGSGVVKVFVPSANGANDVDSQIGENEYVVIVGIVGEYEGELEVVVQNSEDIILLK
- a CDS encoding DUF1720 domain-containing protein encodes the protein MKRLTISMSDELFDKLDVIDNKSLFIRKLIERELDILDNSPSDDIVSWTDRFAILRDDVNTILNRLSLVENSFTGINEISGNIQSTPESRSTQEPADETFTKMNPTIPEINSEEEITEIDIIDDFEETEIQLQPQISENEIPPQAPVTVAPEIIISEPNEQEPACVIQQNFEEQDHETNLSEMMVENSSHQEIETSPLKTETTAPEPLAQVMEHTSQDTGFTVPELKPPEQTNQESEFTTPELKTPEHTSQESEFTMPELKTPEHTSQESEFTIPELKPPELASQDTEFTMQELKTPEHTSQESEFTIPELKTPELASQDTGFTMPELKTPELASQDTGFTMPELKTPELASQDTGLIMPELKPPEQASQDTGFIMPELKPPEQASQDTGFTMQELKTPELASQDTGFTMQELKTPELASQDTGFTMPELKTSEQASPENAAFTMPDFNSPAESPQVETTPVIPDFKLPEGMPPFNPDGENTPKPAFKVPDPQQSANSDGMPPFMNGEAGTMQEMQNIPGQTPASPPATEQASDAKPDKLEGNILMYMPRGAKVKKEIIKSLVSRQFSQEDIDRKIQELVTREVLVLKQENGIEQLHRLK
- a CDS encoding NDP-sugar synthase; the protein is MKACIMCGGEGTRLRPLTFARPKPSIPILNKPSVVHLIEHLSKEGFNDIVITLGYMAEKIEEELGDGRIFGVHIDYVYEKDKLGTAGGVKNAEKYLRDEPFIVLGGDHVLDLNLREMHRFHEMTDALVTIGLLSIDDPREFGIADMDVNNRICRFLEKPGPGEIFSNLASTGIYVCDPEIFDWIPANTKYDFAKDLFPAILAKKRKIHGILARGRWTDVGSPQAYRQAQRWMLEALPGTTIEGHFKTKDARIKGPVSLGHNVSVGSNSAIVGPIVIGENTTIGDNVLIGPYTTIGSNCVINNDSRILSSYIFNGVLIGENSNVSGSVIDNGTKVGNNCSLENGTVIGPAVLIEDDVTVHSDVRIWPEINIPAKTRVKEDILNESYM
- the ilvD gene encoding dihydroxy-acid dehydratase gives rise to the protein MRSDKTKKGLERAPHRSLLKATGVTDSEMQKPFIAVVNSRNELIPGHINLDKVAEAVKAGIRSAGGVPFEFHTIGICDGIAMGHEGMKYSLPSREAIEDSIELVLQGHQLDGMVMITACDKITPGHLMAAGNLDIPAIVVTGGPMMPGFVDDEYRDLISVFEGVGECRAEKVSDEKLKLLEDCSCSGAGSCAGMYTANTMACMTEALGLSLPGCGTAHAADAKKIHLAKYSGERIVSMVHEGINSRSIVTMESFENAIMVDMAIGGSTNTTLHLPAIAHAFGLELSLDVFDRLSRTTPHIISLKPGGAHYMLDFERAGGVPAIMARLSSKLNLDEATVNGKTIGQNLDDFIMVNPKLNARIIGTLDAPIHEEGGIAILKGSLAPDGSVVKQAAVDPKMLKHSGPARVFDSEEAAMEAILAKNIVAGDVVVIRYEGPKGGPGMREMLSPTSAIAGMGLIDKVALITDGRFSGGTRGPCIGHISPEAQEGGPIGLVKEGDIIEIDIPGRILNLKVSEEVLEKRRETFVPVEKKVTGYLARYRRFVSSASKGAIIS